The Bosea sp. AS-1 region TACGACGACATCCGCGCCCATCATGCCGAGGCGCTGCGCTTCCGCGCCGACGGTTTCGCGGCGCGCGCGATGCAGCATAGCGATGACGAACAGGACATGGCGGCGGCGCAGCTCTCGCGCCGCATGCTGCAGGGGCTCGCCGCCCAGATCGCGCGGCTGTCGGAGCCGGCTTCGTTGGAGCGCCTGTCGGCGGCAGCGGAGCGGCTGGCGCAGGCGCGTCGAATCTATGTGCTGGGGCTACGCTCCTGCCATTCGGTCGCCTGGCATTTCCACTATGTCATGGCGCTGCTCGGCGAGAAGACGATCCATCTCGACGGGCCGGCCGACACCGTGGGCGACGGGCTGATCCGGGCCTCGGCGGAGGACGTGCTGCTGGCGATCTCAATCAACCCTTACGCCCTGCACAGCCTGGAGCTGGCGCAGCTCGCCCGCGAGAAGGGGCTGGGCATCGTCGCGATCACCGACAGCGAGGTTTCGCCGCTGGTCGGCATCGCCGACCACGCGATTCTCTGCTCGACCGAGAGCCAGAGCTTCTTCCACACGCTGGCCCCGGCCTTGGCGGTGTCCGAGGTGCTGTGCGGCTTGCTGGCGAATAAGGACCGTGCCGCCGCGCTGGAATCATTGCAGCGCGCGGACCGGCACCTGCTCTCGCTCAACACCTATGCCAGCGCGATTCCGCGGCGTAGGATCTGAGCGCTACGGATTTCGTAATGGCCCGCGAAGGCCGACCCTCTGGCCGGGGCGCAACCCGCGAAGAGCGGCTGGCAGGCTTTAGCCGCCGACGAAGCCCGCTACGGCGAGGATGGTGGCGAGGCTGGCGGTCATGCCGGACAGGCTCGCGGTTTTCTCGACATCGATCCACTCGCCGAGCGAATGGGCCCGGCCGCCGGTGCCGCCCGAACCGATCTTGATCGCCGGGATGCCGAGGCTCATCGGAATGTTGGCGTCGGTCGACGACGCGTGATGCTTGGGCGCGAAGCCATTCGCTCGCAGTGCCGCGGTCGCGTATTGCACGATATCGGCATCGACAGGCGTGTTACCGGCGGGACGGTCGCCCAATGTCCTGATCTCGACCGTGATGGCCCCCTCGCGGGTCGAACGGATGCCGTTCTCCTGCTCGGCCGCGGCGGCTACGATCTCACGCCAGCGCGCGTCCAGCTTCGCCAGCTCCTCGGCCGATTCCGACCGCAGGTCGATATCGACCCAGGCCTCCTCGGGGATGGCATTCACGGAGGTGCCGCCACCGACGATCGAGGCGCAGAAGGTGGTGCGCGGCGACTCCGGAACCTGGATGCGGCCCAGCTCTACGACGGCCCGCGCCATGGGATACATGGGGTTCACGATCCCGAAGGCGCCGAAGCTGTGTCCGCCCGGCCCCTTGAAACGGACGGAATAGCGCTTCGAACCGACACCGCCGACGACGATCTTGTCCACCTGGGGGCTGTCGACGGTAATGAAGGTTTCGATCTTGTCGCGGTATCGGCCCTTGGTGAAAAGATGGCGGATGCCGCGCAGGTCGCCGAGACCCTCCTCGCCGACATCGCCGACGAACAGGATGTCGTTGCGCGTGCGGATGCCGGCGGCGTCCATCGCGCGGATGAAGCCCAGCAACACGGCGAGGCTGCGGGTATCGTCGCCGACGCCCGGCGCATAGAGCCGGGTGCCCTCGCGGCGAACGGTGACGTCGGTGCCCTCGGGGAAGACCGTGTCGAGATGCGCGGCGACTACCATCAGCGCGCCATTGCCGGCGCCACGCCGCAGGCCCATGACATTGCCGACCTCGTCCTGCTCGACCTCCTCAAGACCGTGCGCGCGCAGCATTTCGAGATAGGCGGCGGCGCGCCTGTCCTCCTTGAAAGGCGGGGCGGGGATTTCGGTCAGGGTAACGATGTCTTCGACGATGCGGTCATGGTCGGCATCGAGTTTTTCGACAGCTGCCTTGAAGGATGGATGGCGGATGATCGCCGCGATGTCCGAGGCGTGATCGCGCTGCATGGATATGTCCTTCTCAATCGACCGTGCGCCTGTGTTAGCGGCCACACCATGCTTTTGCGACCCCGCTCGGCGCGGGATCGGCGATGCCGAAATCGCGCGGTCAGTCTGGACGATGGCCGTTCCGGTTCGATCGCAAGAAACGGAGTTCGAGCGAAACGCGGCCCTCATAACTTTCGATCCAGGCCAGCGAGCGGTTTCGGTGGCTGTCAGAGATCGATGAGAGGGCTGTTTCGATGAGCAAGGAAGACGACAACAAGGCCGTGGTGGTGCGCTGGTTCACCGAGTTCTGGGGCAAGGATGTCAATCTCGCGGTCGTCGACGAGATCGCGGCCCCCGATATGTTGCTCCAGTACTCCCTGCACGAGCCGCGCCGGGGGCGTGAAGACATCAAGGCGTTCATGACCGACTTCCGCGCGGCGTTCCCGGATCTCAACTTCTGGGGCACTGCGGACCTGATCGCCGAAGGCGACTATGTCGTCGGTCAGTGGGAAGGCGGCGGCACGCATACCGGCGCCGCCTTCGACGATGTCCTGAGCGGCTACGAGGCGCTTCCGGCAGGCTCCGGCCGCAAGATGCACTTCACCGGCACGACCGTCCTGAAGGTGATCGACGGCAAGATCGTCGAGGAGAAGGGTCTGGATGACGGCCTGACGGCCATGACGCAGCTTGGCCTCGTCAAGGCCGCCTGACCGGTCAGACGGAAATCGGGTGGCGGGCCGGCGTGCCTGTCGGCAAGGTTCGGAGTGTGACGGAGGTCGGTCGCAGGCACGGTCGAACAAGGACAATGCGAGATGACGACACTGACGATCACCACGAGGCCTGCAGCGGGGCCGGCAAGGCCGGCCCCGTCCGTCGCGGACGATCCGCGCTGGGCGCGCATCGTCGCCCGTGACAGGAGTGCCGATGGCCAGTTCTGGTATTCCGTCGCCACCACAGGGGTCTACTGCCGCCCGTCCTGCCCATCGCGCAGGGCCAACCCCAGGAACGTCACGCTCTACGATACGCTGGAGGGCGCCCGGGCATCGGGTTTCCGGCCCTGCCGGCGTTGCAACCCGGACGGTCCTTCGCTTGCCCGCGAGCAGGCGGCCCTGGTCGCCAGGGCCTGTCGAATCATCGAGGCGAGCGAGGAAGAGCCGCGCCTGGAGGAGTTGGCGGGTGCGGTAGGGCGTAGCCCTGGCTATTTCCATCGCATCTTCAAGGCCGCGACCGGGTTGACGCCCAAGGACTACGCGGCTGCCGACCGCACCAGGAAGATCCGCGAGGGCCTCGACGCGCAGGGCAGCATCACCGAAGCGATCTACGATGCCGGCTTCAATTCGAGCGGCCGCTTCTACGAGAAATCGACCGGCATGCTCGGCATGACGCCGACACAATATCGCGGTGGCGGTGCCGATGAGGAGATCAAGTTCGCGGTTGGCCAGACCTCGCTTGGCGCCATCCTCGTTGCTTCGAGCAGGAAAGGCGTCGCGTCGATCCTGCTCGGCAACGATCCCGACGCGCTTGTCCGCGATCTCCAGGACCGATTTCCCAAGGCGCGGCTTGTCGGTGCAGATCGGGACTACGAGGCCTTGATCGCTCGGGTCGTCGGCTTCGTCGAGAACCCGGGTGTCGGGCTGGATCTGCCGCTGGACGTGCGCGGCACGGCGTTTCAGCGGCGTGTCTGGCAGGCGTTGCAGGAGATTCCGGTCGGCGCGCGGGTGTCCTATTCCGAGATCGCGCGCCGTATCGGGGCTCCCGATGCGACGCGCGCCGTCGCCGGAGCTTGTGCGGCGAACAACCTCGCCGTCGCCATCCCTTGCCATCGCGTGGTTCGCCAGGACGGTGCGCTCTCGGGCTATGC contains the following coding sequences:
- the ada gene encoding bifunctional DNA-binding transcriptional regulator/O6-methylguanine-DNA methyltransferase Ada; the protein is MTTLTITTRPAAGPARPAPSVADDPRWARIVARDRSADGQFWYSVATTGVYCRPSCPSRRANPRNVTLYDTLEGARASGFRPCRRCNPDGPSLAREQAALVARACRIIEASEEEPRLEELAGAVGRSPGYFHRIFKAATGLTPKDYAAADRTRKIREGLDAQGSITEAIYDAGFNSSGRFYEKSTGMLGMTPTQYRGGGADEEIKFAVGQTSLGAILVASSRKGVASILLGNDPDALVRDLQDRFPKARLVGADRDYEALIARVVGFVENPGVGLDLPLDVRGTAFQRRVWQALQEIPVGARVSYSEIARRIGAPDATRAVAGACAANNLAVAIPCHRVVRQDGALSGYAWGVERKRALLDREASMA
- a CDS encoding M20/M25/M40 family metallo-hydrolase; this translates as MQRDHASDIAAIIRHPSFKAAVEKLDADHDRIVEDIVTLTEIPAPPFKEDRRAAAYLEMLRAHGLEEVEQDEVGNVMGLRRGAGNGALMVVAAHLDTVFPEGTDVTVRREGTRLYAPGVGDDTRSLAVLLGFIRAMDAAGIRTRNDILFVGDVGEEGLGDLRGIRHLFTKGRYRDKIETFITVDSPQVDKIVVGGVGSKRYSVRFKGPGGHSFGAFGIVNPMYPMARAVVELGRIQVPESPRTTFCASIVGGGTSVNAIPEEAWVDIDLRSESAEELAKLDARWREIVAAAAEQENGIRSTREGAITVEIRTLGDRPAGNTPVDADIVQYATAALRANGFAPKHHASSTDANIPMSLGIPAIKIGSGGTGGRAHSLGEWIDVEKTASLSGMTASLATILAVAGFVGG
- a CDS encoding MurR/RpiR family transcriptional regulator, which codes for MLQNDPLRERIVSRFDGMSPQLRQAARYILEHPQEVALVSMRELSRNAGVQPSTMTRLAKFLDLPGYDDIRAHHAEALRFRADGFAARAMQHSDDEQDMAAAQLSRRMLQGLAAQIARLSEPASLERLSAAAERLAQARRIYVLGLRSCHSVAWHFHYVMALLGEKTIHLDGPADTVGDGLIRASAEDVLLAISINPYALHSLELAQLAREKGLGIVAITDSEVSPLVGIADHAILCSTESQSFFHTLAPALAVSEVLCGLLANKDRAAALESLQRADRHLLSLNTYASAIPRRRI
- a CDS encoding ester cyclase — protein: MSKEDDNKAVVVRWFTEFWGKDVNLAVVDEIAAPDMLLQYSLHEPRRGREDIKAFMTDFRAAFPDLNFWGTADLIAEGDYVVGQWEGGGTHTGAAFDDVLSGYEALPAGSGRKMHFTGTTVLKVIDGKIVEEKGLDDGLTAMTQLGLVKAA